The Acidobacteriota bacterium genome includes a window with the following:
- a CDS encoding ferrous iron transporter B — protein MKILLVGNPNVGKSVVFSRLTGVHVLSSNYPGSTVSYTNGFMKLGEEQVEITDVPGTYTLDPTCEAEKVAREMLGHGDLIIDVVDATNLERNLYLTLQLLERNTPVVVALNVWDDARHHGIDIDLGKLEAALGVPVIPTVAVSGEGMKQLVEALPRAAVPAHPARSSAERWMAVGEIVGRVQQVSHRHHTWRERLADATLRPVSGGLIAAAVLAGIFVGVRLASEGLIARVMDPLFEGVWAPVVLQVSRLLGGGGLLHDIVVGDLAGGKVHFVESFGLLTSGLYVPIAMVFPYILSFYLALGLLEDSGYLPRLAVMLDTLMHRLGLHGYAIIPTMLGFGCNVPGVMATRVLESRRERFIAATLISIAIPCASLQAMIFGLVGQRGGRYVLLVYAVLFLVWMGLGFVLRRLVRGFTPELLIEIPPYRLPSPRAIAQKLWARVRGFFVEAIPLVLGAVLAVNLLYSFGLFDAIADFFAPVVTTVLGLPRESVAALAVGFLRKDVALGMLAPLGLTAGQLVVGSVVLAMFFPCIATFIVLLREIGLRGLAKSTGIMLAATLVTGGILNLLLD, from the coding sequence ATGAAGATCCTCCTGGTGGGCAACCCGAACGTGGGGAAGAGCGTCGTGTTTTCGCGCCTCACGGGGGTCCACGTCCTTTCCTCCAACTACCCCGGGTCCACCGTCAGTTACACCAACGGCTTCATGAAGCTGGGGGAGGAGCAGGTCGAAATCACCGACGTTCCGGGCACCTACACCCTGGACCCGACCTGCGAGGCGGAAAAGGTCGCCCGGGAGATGCTGGGGCACGGGGACCTGATCATCGACGTGGTGGACGCCACCAACCTCGAGCGGAACCTCTACCTGACGCTGCAGCTGCTGGAGCGGAACACCCCGGTGGTGGTGGCGCTCAACGTGTGGGACGACGCCCGGCACCATGGGATCGACATCGACCTGGGAAAGCTGGAAGCGGCGCTGGGGGTCCCCGTCATCCCCACCGTGGCGGTCTCCGGCGAGGGAATGAAGCAGCTGGTGGAGGCGTTGCCGCGCGCCGCGGTCCCCGCCCACCCCGCGCGCTCGAGCGCCGAGCGGTGGATGGCCGTCGGGGAGATCGTCGGGCGCGTGCAGCAGGTGTCCCACCGACACCACACCTGGAGGGAACGCCTGGCCGACGCCACCCTCCGTCCCGTCTCCGGGGGCCTCATCGCCGCCGCGGTACTGGCCGGGATCTTTGTCGGGGTCCGGCTCGCCAGCGAAGGCCTCATCGCCCGGGTGATGGACCCGCTCTTCGAGGGGGTCTGGGCCCCGGTGGTCCTCCAGGTCAGCCGGCTCCTCGGGGGGGGCGGGCTGCTGCACGACATCGTGGTGGGGGACCTCGCCGGGGGAAAGGTCCACTTCGTCGAATCGTTCGGCCTCCTCACCAGCGGGCTCTACGTCCCGATCGCCATGGTTTTCCCCTACATCCTCTCCTTTTACCTGGCCCTGGGGCTGCTCGAGGATTCCGGCTACCTGCCGCGCCTGGCGGTCATGCTGGATACCCTGATGCACCGGCTGGGGCTGCACGGGTACGCCATCATCCCCACCATGCTCGGTTTCGGATGCAACGTACCCGGGGTCATGGCCACCAGGGTCCTGGAGAGCCGGCGTGAACGTTTCATCGCGGCCACCCTCATCTCCATAGCCATCCCGTGCGCCTCGCTCCAGGCCATGATCTTCGGCCTGGTCGGCCAGCGGGGGGGGCGCTACGTGCTGCTCGTCTACGCGGTGCTCTTCCTCGTCTGGATGGGGCTGGGGTTCGTCCTGCGCCGGCTGGTGCGCGGTTTCACCCCCGAACTGCTTATCGAGATCCCCCCCTACCGCCTCCCTTCGCCGCGCGCGATCGCGCAGAAACTGTGGGCGCGCGTGCGGGGGTTTTTCGTGGAAGCCATCCCCCTGGTTCTGGGGGCGGTCCTCGCTGTCAACCTCCTCTATTCCTTCGGCCTCTTCGACGCGATCGCCGACTTCTTCGCCCCGGTGGTGACCACGGTCCTGGGCCTGCCCAGGGAATCGGTCGCCGCCCTCGCGGTGGGATTCCTGAGGAAGGATGTCGCCCTGGGGATGCTGGCCCCCCTGGGCCTGACAGCGGGGCAACTGGTGGTCGGGAGCGTGGTGCTGGCGATGTTCTTCCCCTGCATCGCCACCTTCATCGTGCTCCTGAGGGAGATCGGGCTCCGGGGGCTCGCCAAGTCGACCGGCATCATGCTGGCGGCGACACTGGTGACCGGGGGGATACTGAACCTCCTGCTCGATTGA
- a CDS encoding nucleoside deaminase, translated as MGDLGSFFFPKAVVLWALLGLPAALHAEGTEEIAALEAEVAALRPDSRYPHDPFILVTLQEAVVAKREGSGGVGACLAHEGSGGIVARGRNRQYVPYWRSDLHAEMDVLNRWEDRIRLLRGSANPRETGDLVLYSSMEPCPMCLTRLINTGLRKVYYAAIDPDGGMARRIDLLPPFWREAARGAAYEEAACSPAMKALATRLFRHGARAKAFAR; from the coding sequence ATGGGTGATCTGGGGTCATTCTTTTTCCCGAAGGCGGTCGTGCTCTGGGCCCTTCTGGGCCTCCCCGCCGCTCTTCACGCCGAAGGGACGGAGGAGATCGCGGCGCTCGAGGCGGAGGTGGCGGCGCTCCGCCCCGACTCCCGGTATCCGCACGATCCCTTCATCCTGGTCACCCTCCAGGAGGCGGTGGTCGCCAAGCGCGAAGGGAGCGGGGGCGTCGGGGCCTGCCTCGCGCACGAAGGGTCCGGCGGCATCGTGGCCCGGGGGCGCAACCGGCAGTATGTCCCCTACTGGCGCAGCGACCTGCACGCGGAAATGGACGTGCTGAACCGCTGGGAGGACCGGATCCGTCTCCTCAGGGGTTCCGCCAACCCCCGGGAGACCGGGGACCTGGTGCTCTACAGCTCCATGGAGCCCTGCCCCATGTGTCTCACCCGCCTGATCAACACCGGCCTCAGGAAGGTGTACTACGCCGCCATCGACCCCGACGGCGGCATGGCCCGAAGAATCGACCTCCTCCCCCCCTTCTGGCGCGAAGCCGCCCGGGGCGCCGCCTACGAGGAGGCGGCGTGCTCCCCCGCCATGAAGGCCCTGGCCACGCGTCTCTTCCGCCACGGCGCGCGTGCGAAAGCCTTTGCCCGCTAG
- a CDS encoding ferrous iron transport protein A: protein MSDGQSGIVTRIEGGQKMQSRLEALGIRPGRKIRKVSSAFLKGPSVIEVEGCSIAIGFGMASRIYARTE, encoded by the coding sequence ATGTCTGACGGGCAGAGTGGGATCGTGACCCGCATCGAGGGGGGCCAGAAGATGCAGAGCCGGCTGGAGGCCCTCGGCATCCGCCCGGGAAGGAAGATCAGGAAAGTGAGTTCCGCTTTCCTGAAGGGGCCCTCCGTGATCGAGGTCGAAGGGTGCTCCATCGCCATCGGGTTCGGCATGGCCAGCCGCATTTACGCCAGAACGGAATAG
- a CDS encoding TonB-dependent receptor, translating to MSLKMKMGSCLVLACLLVLAAGGGLQAQTKQFMTWVQDLNYLERVADEDLAREADGIEQIRSAVELWIRMHPETAVTLQAAPARPWDAAALRSQVTDLKTAVTAILAEDPARPFQLGVTTVSVTSEASPLSPIAESVDQEKLEQLNLTNVGTALDYVPGVSLDRSANRNEAQIRLRGFSNRGQIPLYLDGIPIQVPYDGTLDFSRFLTGDISEIQVAKGYSSPLMGANNLGGSINLVTKQPEDKLDGEAMIGTGSGDALLASMRLGSRWEKFYLQGSLDWNQKDYIPLSGDFAAPAPNQPDYKLNHSDSRDAKYSGRIGFTPRGEDQYVFSYINQKGEKGQPLYTGYGANARNRYWRWPEWNKTSYYVITNTGIGDASSIKLRLYYDQFKNSLGSYDDDTYTTLTRRYAFFSVYDDHAGGASAEFNTRLLPRNNISASFFFKDDTHKSTDLVPFRTATTLDRIQTFSFGFQDVITITPKVQAIVGFNVDHLKGLQTMELTDDELSTRPIICESNPDNDSFAGCTPDAWVFSPQVSLSYSFTQNDKLFATFSDRGRFPLMKELYTAGLGQRLPNPDLDPEHSRNWNFGWSHVFSSKTMGQVEFFRSDMRDAINDVFVADPGEFCWDSDVPGACEQFANVAEEDHYGVEVSLRSTPFSRLTLDGSYSYLERSITISPDIQLFDPDYMILPTLPKHKLIANAALNLPLDILLLGTWRFEGGLHMQDTNDSVDHDGDPETPRVAPPINSTSFGTVDLGAVAPIYGGMSLQVGLKNLFDRNYYYTPGYPEAGRNWYFNMRYKF from the coding sequence ATGAGTCTTAAAATGAAGATGGGATCCTGCCTGGTGCTCGCGTGCCTGCTCGTCCTCGCGGCGGGGGGCGGTCTCCAGGCGCAGACCAAGCAGTTCATGACCTGGGTGCAGGACCTCAACTATCTCGAACGGGTCGCCGATGAAGACCTGGCGCGGGAGGCCGACGGGATCGAACAGATCCGCTCCGCGGTGGAGCTCTGGATCCGGATGCACCCCGAGACGGCGGTGACTCTCCAGGCCGCCCCGGCCCGCCCCTGGGACGCGGCCGCGCTGCGGAGCCAGGTCACGGACCTGAAGACGGCGGTGACGGCCATCCTCGCCGAAGACCCTGCCCGCCCCTTCCAGCTCGGCGTCACCACGGTGAGCGTGACTTCCGAGGCCTCCCCCCTCTCCCCGATCGCCGAGAGCGTCGACCAGGAGAAGCTGGAGCAGCTCAACCTGACCAACGTGGGGACGGCGCTCGATTACGTGCCCGGGGTGTCGCTCGACCGGAGCGCCAACCGGAACGAGGCCCAGATCCGCCTGCGCGGCTTTTCCAACCGCGGGCAGATCCCCCTCTACCTCGATGGCATCCCGATCCAGGTGCCCTATGACGGGACCCTCGATTTCAGCCGTTTCCTGACCGGCGACATCTCCGAGATCCAGGTGGCCAAGGGGTACTCCTCCCCCCTGATGGGGGCCAACAACCTCGGCGGGTCGATCAACCTGGTGACCAAGCAGCCGGAGGACAAGCTCGACGGGGAGGCCATGATCGGGACCGGCTCCGGGGACGCCCTGCTGGCCTCGATGCGCCTCGGCTCCCGCTGGGAAAAGTTCTACCTCCAGGGCTCGCTCGACTGGAACCAGAAGGACTACATCCCCCTTTCGGGCGATTTTGCGGCGCCGGCGCCCAACCAGCCCGACTATAAGCTCAACCATTCCGATTCGCGCGACGCCAAGTACAGCGGCCGCATCGGTTTCACCCCGCGGGGCGAGGACCAGTACGTCTTCAGCTACATCAACCAGAAGGGGGAGAAGGGGCAGCCGCTCTACACCGGCTACGGGGCCAACGCCCGCAACCGCTACTGGAGATGGCCGGAATGGAACAAGACCAGCTACTACGTCATCACCAACACCGGGATCGGCGACGCGAGCTCCATCAAGCTGCGCCTCTACTACGACCAGTTCAAGAATTCGCTGGGGAGCTACGACGACGACACCTACACGACGTTGACGCGAAGGTACGCCTTCTTCTCCGTCTATGACGACCACGCCGGCGGCGCCTCGGCCGAGTTCAATACCCGGCTCCTGCCGCGCAACAACATCAGCGCCTCCTTCTTCTTCAAGGACGACACGCACAAGTCCACCGACCTGGTCCCCTTCCGGACCGCCACCACGCTGGACCGGATCCAGACCTTCTCCTTCGGGTTCCAGGACGTGATCACGATCACCCCCAAGGTGCAGGCCATCGTCGGCTTCAACGTCGATCACCTGAAGGGGCTGCAGACGATGGAACTGACCGACGACGAACTGTCGACCCGGCCCATCATCTGCGAGTCCAACCCGGACAACGACAGCTTCGCGGGCTGTACGCCCGACGCCTGGGTCTTCAGCCCCCAGGTCTCGCTTTCCTACAGCTTCACCCAGAACGACAAGCTGTTCGCCACCTTCTCCGACCGGGGCCGTTTCCCGCTGATGAAGGAGCTCTACACCGCGGGCCTGGGGCAGAGGCTGCCCAACCCCGACCTCGATCCCGAACACAGCCGCAACTGGAATTTCGGCTGGTCCCACGTCTTTTCGTCGAAAACCATGGGACAGGTCGAGTTCTTCCGCAGCGACATGCGGGACGCCATCAATGACGTCTTCGTCGCCGACCCGGGCGAGTTCTGCTGGGACAGCGACGTCCCGGGCGCCTGCGAGCAGTTCGCCAACGTGGCCGAAGAGGATCACTACGGGGTGGAGGTGAGCCTCCGCAGCACCCCCTTTTCGCGCCTGACCCTGGACGGGAGCTACAGCTACCTCGAGCGCAGCATCACCATCAGTCCCGATATCCAGCTGTTCGACCCCGACTACATGATCCTGCCCACCCTCCCCAAGCACAAGCTCATCGCCAACGCGGCCCTCAACCTGCCGCTCGACATCCTGCTGCTGGGGACCTGGCGGTTCGAAGGGGGGCTTCACATGCAGGACACCAACGACAGCGTCGATCATGACGGCGATCCCGAAACGCCGCGGGTCGCCCCCCCGATCAACTCCACATCCTTCGGCACCGTGGACCTCGGGGCGGTGGCGCCCATCTACGGCGGGATGTCGCTGCAGGTCGGGCTGAAGAACCTTTTCGACCGGAACTACTACTACACCCCGGGCTACCCGGAAGCCGGCCGTAACTGGTATTTCAACATGCGCTACAAGTTCTGA
- a CDS encoding arsenic efflux protein encodes MEHVLPVMSHALLITGFVAIIMLVIEYVNVISQGAWQEKLSRHRLGQYALATLLGLTPGCLGAFAVVAMYTHRRLTLGSVVAAMIATSGDESFVMFALIPRTAFLLHGILFLVGLAAGTLTDKLAGARLTAFLSCREDFQLHSEEHRRMFSTGRFLAEWRKCSPARGTLAFALLGFMTLVSLGKIGPEQWDWVRVTLLLTSGVGLFIVATVPDHFLEEHLWKHVVLQHTPRIFFWTFGALFLLHLIIHYWRVGETIQGSPWIVLALAGLVGLVPESGPHLIFVTLFSQNLVPFGTLLASSIVQDGHGMLPLLAHSRKAFFMVKLINLIVGLAVGAVFLALGS; translated from the coding sequence ATGGAACATGTTCTCCCGGTCATGAGCCACGCCCTGCTGATCACGGGATTCGTGGCCATCATCATGCTGGTCATCGAATATGTCAACGTGATCAGCCAGGGCGCCTGGCAGGAGAAGCTGTCCAGGCACCGCCTGGGGCAGTACGCGCTGGCGACGCTGCTGGGGCTCACCCCCGGGTGTTTGGGCGCCTTCGCGGTGGTGGCCATGTACACCCACCGGCGCCTGACCCTGGGGAGCGTGGTGGCGGCGATGATCGCCACCAGCGGCGACGAATCGTTCGTCATGTTCGCCCTGATCCCCCGCACCGCCTTCCTTCTGCACGGGATCCTCTTCCTGGTGGGACTCGCGGCGGGGACCCTGACCGACAAGCTGGCGGGAGCGCGCCTCACCGCGTTCCTCTCCTGCCGTGAGGATTTCCAGCTCCACTCCGAGGAGCACCGCCGCATGTTTTCCACCGGCCGCTTCCTCGCCGAGTGGAGGAAATGCTCCCCCGCCCGGGGGACCCTCGCCTTCGCCCTGCTCGGCTTCATGACCCTGGTTTCCCTCGGAAAGATCGGGCCGGAACAGTGGGACTGGGTCCGGGTGACCCTGCTCTTGACCTCGGGCGTGGGGCTCTTCATCGTGGCGACCGTCCCGGACCATTTCCTGGAGGAACATCTCTGGAAACATGTCGTCCTCCAGCATACCCCCCGCATCTTCTTCTGGACGTTCGGCGCCCTCTTCCTCCTGCACCTCATCATTCATTACTGGCGGGTGGGGGAAACGATCCAGGGGAGCCCATGGATCGTCCTGGCGCTCGCCGGCCTGGTAGGGCTGGTGCCGGAATCGGGCCCCCACCTCATCTTCGTGACCCTCTTCTCCCAGAACCTGGTGCCGTTCGGCACGCTGCTGGCGAGCTCCATCGTCCAGGACGGGCACGGGATGCTGCCGCTGCTGGCCCACTCGCGCAAGGCCTTCTTCATGGTCAAGCTGATCAACCTGATCGTCGGCCTCGCGGTCGGGGCCGTCTTCCTGGCGCTCGGGTCCTGA
- a CDS encoding Mrp/NBP35 family ATP-binding protein, whose translation MEIEERILRSLDGVVVPGVGRGIGAMGLVRGVELEGGRAKVLLASTGLIPGARNWIADRVREALEPLEGVDGVEVEYRAFKAKELNRVGRIIAVMSGKGGVGKSLVSGLLAIALRRRGHEVGILDADITGPSIPRMFGAYLPPGGDESGILPVVSGSGIGIISINLMLEAEDVAVMWRGPLIANTIKQFGEDVLWGNLDYLIVDLPPGTADVPLTLMQSFPVTGAVVVFTPQSLVEMIVRKSVNMVAEMEKRLLGVVENMSYLYVPEIDKKIEIFGPSRAEEIARETGAPLLARIPIDPKLAALCDGGRIEEYDGELLDLLGEGVLRELSFEV comes from the coding sequence ATGGAAATCGAGGAACGGATCCTGAGGAGCCTGGACGGGGTCGTGGTGCCGGGCGTCGGGCGCGGCATCGGGGCGATGGGATTGGTGCGTGGCGTCGAGCTGGAGGGGGGCAGGGCGAAGGTCCTGCTGGCGTCGACCGGGCTGATCCCGGGCGCGCGGAACTGGATCGCCGACCGGGTCCGGGAGGCCCTGGAGCCGCTCGAGGGGGTCGACGGGGTCGAGGTCGAATACCGTGCTTTCAAGGCGAAGGAGCTGAACAGGGTGGGCCGCATCATCGCCGTCATGAGCGGCAAGGGGGGGGTGGGGAAATCGCTCGTTTCCGGCCTGCTGGCCATCGCACTCAGGCGCCGCGGGCACGAAGTGGGGATCCTCGACGCCGATATCACGGGGCCTAGCATCCCCAGGATGTTCGGCGCCTATCTCCCCCCCGGCGGGGACGAAAGCGGCATCCTCCCCGTCGTGTCCGGATCGGGGATCGGGATCATCTCGATCAACCTCATGCTGGAGGCCGAGGACGTGGCGGTCATGTGGCGGGGGCCGCTGATCGCCAACACCATCAAGCAGTTCGGCGAGGATGTCCTCTGGGGGAACCTGGATTACCTGATCGTCGATCTTCCCCCGGGCACGGCCGACGTACCGCTCACCCTGATGCAGTCCTTCCCGGTCACGGGCGCCGTCGTCGTCTTCACCCCGCAGAGCCTGGTGGAGATGATCGTGCGCAAGTCGGTCAACATGGTGGCGGAGATGGAAAAGCGCCTCCTCGGCGTGGTCGAGAACATGAGCTACCTCTACGTCCCCGAGATCGACAAGAAGATCGAGATCTTCGGCCCCAGCCGCGCCGAGGAGATCGCGCGCGAGACAGGGGCTCCGCTGCTGGCGCGGATCCCCATCGACCCGAAGCTGGCGGCGCTGTGCGACGGCGGCAGGATCGAGGAGTACGACGGGGAACTCCTCGACCTCCTGGGAGAGGGAGTGCTCCGGGAACTGTCCTTCGAGGTGTAG
- a CDS encoding MFS transporter translates to MNYDPRETLDKAPMGRLQMLIIFIMFGLNGIDGFDVLSISYASPGIAAEWNLDRAALGMILPMELIGMALGSILFGWIADTLGRRSISLLCLVMMAFGMLMTPTSASVAQLSAWRVFTGFGLGGLLAAINALTAEYSCVRRRHLCVAIMSIGYPVGGILWGKLATWLLTQYEWRSVFYLGFGVTALFIPVVYFLVPESPHWLVRKQPRAALERVSRAMQRLGHPPVGALPEVSLEMRRKSMGDLFSPALLPITLIVTVAYFLQITSYYFILKWVPKIVADMGFSAASAGDVLVFANIGGAVGGATLGLLTLRFDLRKLTIAVMALGGVCIALFGQMPADLTAMSAVAVLCGLFGNTAIVGMFALFAQAFPTHVRASGTGFSVGIGRGGAILSPIIAGFLFQWGFSLPAVSMIISTGAIAGAAVLCFLKLQKA, encoded by the coding sequence ATGAATTACGACCCGCGCGAAACCCTGGACAAGGCCCCTATGGGGCGGCTCCAGATGTTGATCATCTTCATCATGTTCGGACTCAACGGCATCGACGGGTTCGACGTCCTCTCCATCAGCTACGCCTCTCCCGGGATCGCGGCCGAATGGAACCTCGACCGCGCCGCGCTCGGCATGATCCTGCCGATGGAACTCATCGGCATGGCCCTCGGCTCGATCCTGTTCGGCTGGATCGCCGACACCCTCGGGCGGCGCTCCATCTCGCTGCTTTGCCTGGTGATGATGGCCTTCGGCATGCTGATGACTCCCACCTCCGCGAGCGTCGCACAGCTGTCGGCCTGGCGCGTTTTCACCGGCTTCGGCCTCGGGGGACTGCTCGCGGCCATCAACGCGCTGACGGCGGAGTATTCGTGCGTCCGGCGCCGGCACCTGTGCGTCGCGATCATGTCGATCGGCTACCCCGTCGGGGGGATCCTCTGGGGCAAGCTCGCCACCTGGCTGCTGACGCAGTACGAGTGGCGCTCGGTATTCTACCTGGGATTCGGGGTCACGGCCCTGTTCATCCCGGTGGTCTACTTCCTGGTGCCGGAATCGCCCCACTGGCTCGTGCGCAAGCAGCCCCGCGCCGCCCTGGAGCGGGTCAGCCGGGCCATGCAGCGTCTGGGCCACCCGCCCGTGGGCGCCCTCCCCGAGGTGTCGCTCGAAATGCGCAGGAAATCGATGGGCGACCTCTTCTCCCCCGCCCTGCTCCCCATAACCCTGATCGTGACGGTGGCCTATTTCCTGCAGATCACGAGCTATTACTTCATCCTCAAGTGGGTGCCCAAGATCGTCGCGGACATGGGGTTCTCGGCCGCCTCGGCCGGCGACGTGCTGGTGTTCGCCAACATCGGGGGAGCGGTGGGGGGCGCCACCCTGGGCCTGCTGACGCTCCGCTTCGATCTCAGGAAACTCACCATCGCCGTGATGGCCCTGGGGGGGGTGTGCATCGCCCTGTTCGGGCAGATGCCGGCCGATCTGACCGCCATGTCGGCGGTGGCGGTCCTCTGCGGCCTGTTCGGCAACACGGCCATCGTCGGGATGTTCGCCCTGTTCGCCCAGGCCTTCCCCACCCACGTGCGCGCCTCCGGGACCGGCTTTTCCGTCGGCATCGGGCGCGGCGGCGCCATCCTCTCCCCCATCATCGCCGGGTTCCTGTTCCAGTGGGGGTTCAGCCTCCCCGCGGTCAGCATGATCATCAGCACCGGGGCCATCGCCGGGGCCGCCGTCCTCTGCTTTCTCAAGCTCCAGAAGGCCTGA
- a CDS encoding potassium channel protein, producing MKSLISQTVSLMHGAGGKSDLRMLGRYLGLLAAIIILYSAAFHALMLMEGRQYSWITGVYWTLTVMSTLGFGDITFSSDLGRAFSVVVLLSGILSLLVVLPFAFIHFFYAPWLEAQNRARAPRRLPPGTRGHVILTHFNNSAANLVGRLRQLGIPAVVLVPDFRQALELFDRGYQVVVGELNNPDTYRDLQVHQAALVVVLNNDLASTNIIYTIRERCEHVVTVTNADQDDSLDILELAGSTHVFQFHKLLGRAMARRVLGTSLEPNVIGRFGALRIAEVPAAATTLGGQTLAESRLRSRVGVNVVGLWGKGELRLPTPDTRIESSMVLVLAGTAEQLGRFERLVRPPDRQDRQDGPVLILGGGRVGQAVAETLEERGIDYRIVEKRGNIRKGNARVIVGSAADRETLEEAGIGQTPSIIVTTHEDDLNVFLTIYCRRLRPDAQIISRASLDRNVKTLYRAGASRVMSYGTITSSTIVNLLRPESLVMLSENVSVFVARAGRRLKNRSLLQLSVREQTGCSIIAVKHDGGMTVNPEPSEILHEDDELILVGDTESLDRFASWKPQRA from the coding sequence ATGAAATCCCTGATATCCCAGACTGTTTCCCTGATGCACGGTGCCGGGGGCAAGAGCGACCTCCGGATGCTGGGACGTTACCTCGGGCTCCTGGCCGCCATCATCATCCTCTACAGCGCCGCCTTTCACGCTCTCATGCTGATGGAGGGCCGGCAGTATTCCTGGATCACGGGCGTCTACTGGACGCTCACGGTCATGTCGACCCTGGGGTTCGGGGACATCACCTTCTCGAGCGATCTGGGGCGCGCCTTCTCCGTCGTCGTCCTCCTGAGCGGCATCCTTTCCCTCCTGGTGGTGCTCCCCTTCGCTTTCATCCACTTCTTCTACGCCCCGTGGCTGGAGGCGCAGAACCGGGCGCGCGCGCCGCGCCGGCTCCCCCCCGGGACCCGCGGCCACGTGATCCTGACCCATTTCAACAATTCGGCCGCCAACCTGGTCGGGCGGCTGCGGCAACTGGGCATCCCCGCCGTGGTGCTCGTGCCCGATTTCCGGCAGGCGCTCGAACTGTTCGACCGCGGCTACCAGGTGGTCGTCGGCGAACTGAACAACCCGGACACTTACCGCGACCTGCAGGTCCACCAGGCGGCACTGGTCGTCGTCCTGAACAACGACCTGGCCAGCACCAACATCATCTACACCATCCGGGAGCGGTGCGAGCACGTCGTGACGGTGACCAACGCCGACCAGGACGATTCCCTCGACATCCTCGAGCTGGCCGGCAGCACCCACGTGTTTCAGTTCCACAAGCTGCTGGGGAGGGCGATGGCGCGGCGCGTGCTCGGCACCAGCCTCGAACCCAACGTGATCGGGCGCTTCGGCGCGCTCAGGATCGCGGAGGTTCCCGCCGCGGCCACCACGCTGGGGGGACAGACGCTGGCCGAGAGCCGCCTGCGCAGCCGGGTGGGGGTGAACGTGGTCGGACTCTGGGGGAAGGGGGAACTGAGGCTCCCGACGCCCGACACCCGTATCGAAAGCTCCATGGTCCTGGTGCTCGCGGGGACCGCGGAGCAGCTGGGCCGTTTCGAGCGGCTGGTGCGCCCCCCGGACCGGCAGGACCGGCAGGACGGGCCGGTGCTGATCCTGGGCGGGGGACGCGTGGGCCAGGCGGTGGCCGAGACGCTGGAGGAACGGGGGATCGATTACCGGATCGTGGAAAAACGCGGAAACATCCGCAAGGGGAACGCCCGGGTCATCGTGGGGAGCGCGGCGGATCGTGAAACGCTGGAGGAGGCGGGGATCGGGCAGACGCCGTCCATCATCGTGACCACGCACGAGGACGACCTGAACGTCTTCCTCACCATCTACTGCCGCCGGTTGCGCCCCGACGCCCAGATCATCAGCCGGGCCAGCCTGGACCGGAACGTCAAGACCCTCTACCGCGCCGGCGCCAGCCGGGTGATGTCCTACGGGACCATCACCAGCTCCACCATCGTCAACCTCCTCCGGCCGGAAAGCCTGGTCATGCTGTCGGAGAACGTGAGTGTTTTCGTCGCCCGCGCCGGAAGACGCCTGAAAAACCGCTCGCTCCTGCAGCTTTCGGTCCGCGAGCAGACCGGCTGCAGCATCATCGCCGTCAAGCATGACGGGGGAATGACGGTCAACCCCGAGCCCTCCGAGATCCTGCACGAGGACGACGAGCTGATCCTCGTGGGGGACACCGAATCGCTGGACCGCTTCGCCTCCTGGAAGCCGCAGCGGGCCTGA
- a CDS encoding carboxymuconolactone decarboxylase family protein: MSKVPEKFWKFVRRYPAVARAYEEYAGACHRAGPLGDRERVLIKLGIAIGSNAEGSVKSQVRKALDLGVAPGEIRHAILLAPTAIGLPMMMDALYWAEEILGAEEPEGGAQPGR; encoded by the coding sequence ATGAGCAAGGTACCGGAGAAATTCTGGAAGTTCGTGCGGCGTTATCCGGCCGTCGCCAGGGCCTACGAGGAATACGCGGGAGCGTGCCACCGGGCGGGCCCCCTGGGCGACCGGGAACGGGTGCTGATCAAACTAGGCATCGCCATAGGGAGCAACGCCGAAGGCTCGGTCAAGTCCCAGGTGCGCAAGGCCCTGGACCTGGGGGTGGCGCCCGGGGAGATCCGCCACGCCATCCTGCTGGCACCGACCGCGATCGGGCTGCCGATGATGATGGACGCCCTGTACTGGGCGGAAGAGATTCTCGGCGCCGAAGAGCCGGAGGGGGGGGCGCAGCCCGGACGATGA
- a CDS encoding heavy metal-binding domain-containing protein, protein MLTVTTPSLEGKKILKYHGLVSGEAILGANIFQDLFAGIRDIVGGRSAAYEQELRKAKEIALREMEGEAARLGANAVVGVDLDYETIGKGTMLMVSASGTAVTAE, encoded by the coding sequence ATGCTTACGGTGACGACTCCGTCTCTGGAGGGGAAGAAAATTCTGAAGTATCACGGCCTGGTCAGCGGCGAGGCGATCCTGGGCGCCAACATCTTCCAGGATCTCTTTGCAGGGATCCGCGACATCGTCGGCGGCCGCTCCGCCGCCTACGAACAGGAACTGCGCAAGGCGAAGGAGATCGCCCTCAGGGAGATGGAGGGGGAGGCCGCGCGGCTCGGGGCCAACGCCGTGGTCGGCGTCGACCTGGATTACGAGACCATCGGCAAGGGGACGATGCTGATGGTGAGCGCGAGCGGCACGGCCGTGACCGCGGAATAA